ATGAGTGGATCGGGGATTTATTTTTCATTTTTTGGTGTAAACGGAAGAGACGATGGATTATTTTATCAAACATTTCTCTTTATTTTTTCCCTGGGTTTATTTTCCTACGCCAGCAGAAAATCTGATGTCATCATTGAAACTATCTACAAAGCTTCTATTCCCGTTCTCTTTATTCAGATTCTCTTAGTGGTCCTAAAGGTATTTAACCTAGATGTAGTGGCAATATATGCCCATGGAGAAACCGCCAAGTTTAATGATTATACTGGAACCATAGGAAATTATGGAGCATTGTCGTATTTAATTATGATTTTTTACTGTTTATACATTTCTCGTTATCTACAATATAAGTCTAGATTTGATTTATTTTTGATAATCATAGCTATATTGTTCATAGGTTTCCTGTCAAACAGAACTACTTTTGCAGCCGTTATCCTGATCAATTTGTTGCTATTGGTGAAGTATCGATGGATAATGATTCCCCTTGCTCTAAGTGCCCTTTTGTTCGTCTGGACACCTCTGGGTGGCTTGAAGGTTTTCAAGTCAACCAATGGTGCTCTGGAGAGAACCGTTAAGTCTTCTGCAACTTTAAAGTACAGATTGACCTACTGGGCTCTTGCCGCTGATGTTTTTCAAAAAACCCCACTTCAACCCTGGCTGGGTCTGGGCAATGATGGTTTCACTCTTGGCCAGGTGAGGTATGGAGACACAAACGCAATTGTCAGGGCTCAACTGGAAGAAGATGGCATCAAAGGCAAAATCACAAAAGTACAAAAATTACCTTCCAGCAGCAAGATTGAAACCCTGTCTTCACTGGTAGTGACGACACAAGCCGAAGACAAAAAAACAAATATTCTATATAGCTATCTAATAGATAAAGTTCACAACAATTATTTGGACATGATCATGAGAGGAGGCGTCATCTACATGATCATCAACGTACTGATACTGGTTTTACCACTGCTCAAAATTATAAAACAAAAGGATTTTGTCTCCAATTCCGCTTCTCTGGCGATCATATCAACCCTGGCTTATTATGTTTTCTGGTTTCCCTTCTCAAGCGTTGAGCCTCTGTTCTATGTCTTTGTGGTGCTTGCCTGGGCCAGAGCCTATCCAATTTCCCCTCTTGTTGATCTACACAAAAGCAAGTAAACCTCCTCTATTGATGTTCGCCGAAAGAACTGCAGTTCTTTCGGCGAACATCAATACGCCATAGACCAAATCATGGAGGGGACCCTGGCTTTCAAGGGCCAGGGTCCCCTCCACAAGGTTGAGTCTTACGGCAGCATCTCAACGCTCACAGCAGGCATCCGCGTTCCCAGCACGTCCACACCATAGGCATTGAAGTTCTGCACCAGCATCTTGCCTGATCTTCTGGACACCCGAATGCCTTCAGGGACATCCAGAACAGAAACTCTGGCTTCAGCAAGTGCCTCTCTCAAAAGGTCGTAAACAAGTCCAGGACTGTGTGCTCCAATGGTCAGCACATTCCCTTTGCGCATCACTGCACATACACCTGCCAGTGGTCCAGATTCATAGACATGCACTGGTGTGGCATCTTCACACTGGTACCCCTCTGCCCACAAGGTCACATCGTACTGGTCCACCTTTTCTCGCAAGCCTGGGCGGAGGGAATCAAAATTTCTCAATTTTCCACCCACCAGATCTGCCAGAGTTCCGAACTGTCCTGTTTCAGGGGTACGGCCTGAAGCAGTACGGTAAGCTGTTCTTGGACCAAAAATCAGCAGAGCATGCTCAGTGGCTTTCCTGAGGGCCTCCATGGTCTCCTCTGTCATCAAGGTGAGGGCTGGAGCCACAATCAGGGCGTACTTTGACAGGTCTGAACTGGGATGAACCACATCCACATCCACACCCAGACTGCGCAGGGTGGAGTAATACAGCATCACCTGACGCCAGTAACTGAGGTCCTGGTTGTGTTTTTGCTGGTCCCAGATCCACAGGGATTCGTAGTCGTGAAGCAGGGCCACCTGCGCAGGAACATCTCCTGCCGGAAAATCTGAAAGAGAAAGGGCCTTCACCTCGTCAAAACCCCGGTCTGGAGTTTCATCGTGGCGCAAAAGCCCTGAGTGCATCACCTCCTGGGCCATGGTTGCTGCACGCCAGCGAAAGTAAGACACGGTGTCTGCACCATGTGCCCATGCCTGGGCTGTCCACAATTTCACTGCACCATCTGCAGGAAGAGGATTGTACGGAGCCCAGTTGACCTGACCGCATTGCTGCTCCATCACCCAGAAAGGCAGTGGATGGCCACCCTGGTAAGCTTTGAGGCCACGGTAAAGGTCATGGTTGAAGCTGATCAGGTCAGGATGGCCGGTGCGGGCATACTTCTGCTTGACTTCATCACTTTCCCAGCTGGCAAAGAATTCCAGCATCCCGGTGGGGTATGCATCCCAGCTGACAAAATCCAGGCATTTTGACACTTCATAATGGTCAAAATCT
Above is a genomic segment from Deinococcus cellulosilyticus NBRC 106333 = KACC 11606 containing:
- a CDS encoding beta-galactosidase is translated as MTEQHHPHLTLGVCDYPEHVPRDRWEIYAQQQKELGLTYVRIAEFAWALMEPTEGEYNWTWLDEAVEVLHREGLKVVLCTPTATPPAWLIRKHPEILAWDAQGKVRAFGSRRHYDFASEVYREHSRRITRAMAERYGQHPGVAGWQTDNEFGCHDTTRSYGPASQAAFPMWLQSRYESIDQLNEAWGNVFWSQTYSGFDQIGLPNLTVTEPNPSHVLDYCRFASDMIRTFQEEQVSILRECSPGRFITHNFMIFFSDFDHYEVSKCLDFVSWDAYPTGMLEFFASWESDEVKQKYARTGHPDLISFNHDLYRGLKAYQGGHPLPFWVMEQQCGQVNWAPYNPLPADGAVKLWTAQAWAHGADTVSYFRWRAATMAQEVMHSGLLRHDETPDRGFDEVKALSLSDFPAGDVPAQVALLHDYESLWIWDQQKHNQDLSYWRQVMLYYSTLRSLGVDVDVVHPSSDLSKYALIVAPALTLMTEETMEALRKATEHALLIFGPRTAYRTASGRTPETGQFGTLADLVGGKLRNFDSLRPGLREKVDQYDVTLWAEGYQCEDATPVHVYESGPLAGVCAVMRKGNVLTIGAHSPGLVYDLLREALAEARVSVLDVPEGIRVSRRSGKMLVQNFNAYGVDVLGTRMPAVSVEMLP